In Leptodesmis sichuanensis A121, the following are encoded in one genomic region:
- a CDS encoding effector-associated domain 2-containing protein, translating to MSSVDFVIITPLPEERDAILKKLEKFCTCKKGDPDQQDIQIYYSCDLPVNFPSGKQGAYKVVVMPLLGMGRSGASVATVNAIHRWHPRYVILVGIAGGNVERNIKLGDVLAPGQIVDYELQKLTSDGVEVRWQAYPTDQRLLGAVQNFTDRNAWQELIITPRSDDSLPQCYHDGSVASGDKVDAVRRVFTQYKKVWPKLLGIEMEAGGVEIATIQAAHSPGFFMIRGVSDLADEEKDSEEVKKWRLYACDVAAAYTVALLRSGPVPLQTPPDANGSIIPNKEEFLKAVSECSTMKDRHKRETLVKSLPPHIRDNITRRDATLSDVAEIVETCSEYPTGIEELVRRIEFYENGTIAMSNIRKLFEQAH from the coding sequence CCTTCCCGAGGAAAGAGATGCAATTCTCAAAAAGCTTGAGAAGTTTTGCACCTGCAAGAAGGGAGATCCTGATCAACAAGATATCCAGATTTACTATTCTTGTGACTTACCTGTGAATTTCCCCTCAGGGAAGCAAGGAGCTTATAAAGTTGTTGTTATGCCTCTATTGGGGATGGGGCGATCGGGGGCTAGTGTTGCAACAGTGAATGCTATTCATCGGTGGCACCCCCGCTATGTCATTCTTGTGGGTATTGCAGGAGGAAATGTTGAGAGGAATATCAAGCTTGGAGATGTTCTCGCACCAGGGCAAATTGTAGATTATGAATTACAGAAGTTAACTTCTGATGGAGTGGAAGTTCGTTGGCAAGCTTATCCTACAGATCAAAGATTACTAGGAGCAGTTCAGAACTTCACAGATAGGAATGCTTGGCAGGAATTGATAATAACCCCAAGATCAGATGATAGCTTACCACAATGTTATCACGATGGCTCGGTCGCCTCAGGAGACAAAGTAGATGCTGTTCGTAGGGTATTTACTCAATACAAGAAAGTGTGGCCTAAGCTCCTTGGCATAGAAATGGAGGCTGGTGGTGTTGAAATTGCCACAATTCAAGCAGCCCACAGTCCAGGTTTCTTTATGATCCGTGGTGTTTCTGACCTGGCTGATGAGGAAAAGGATTCGGAAGAGGTAAAGAAATGGCGACTTTATGCCTGTGATGTTGCAGCAGCCTACACAGTTGCACTGCTCAGAAGTGGGCCAGTTCCATTGCAAACTCCTCCAGATGCAAATGGTTCTATCATTCCTAATAAAGAGGAGTTTTTAAAAGCAGTAAGCGAATGTTCCACAATGAAGGATCGTCACAAACGAGAAACTTTAGTTAAAAGCTTACCTCCTCATATCAGGGATAACATAACGCGACGGGATGCTACCCTCAGCGACGTTGCAGAAATTGTTGAGACTTGCTCTGAATATCCTACTGGAATCGAAGAACTTGTGCGAAGAATAGAATTTTATGAGAACGGAACGATTGCCATGAGCAATATTCGTAAATTGTTTGAGCAGGCACATTGA